The genomic window TTGCCATGTTCGCACTGAACCAGGGCGAAGTGTGCACCTGCCCTTCGCGTGCCCTAGTCCACGAATCCATCGCCGAGGAATTCCTGGCGCTGGGCGTGGAGCGAGTAAAGCGCATCAAACTGGGCAACCCCCTGGATACTGAAACCATGATGGGCGCGCAGGCCTCCAAGGAACAGCTCGATAAAATTTCCGGCTACCTGGAGCTTGGCCCCAAGGAAGGCGCCGAGGTGCTCACCGGTGGCCATGTGAACAAGATTGAAGGACTCGAAGGTGGCTTCTACATCGAGCCCACCATCTTCAAGGGCACCAACGATATGACGGTGTTCCAAGAGGAGATCTTCGGCCCGGTGCTCTCTGTCGCCACCTTCAAGGACTTCGATGAGGCCATCAAGATCGCCAACGACACCAACTATGGCCTTGGCGCTGGCGTGTGGACTCGCCACCAAAACACCGCCTACCGCGCAGGGCGCGCCATCCAAGCTGGTCGTGTATGGGTGAACCAGTACCACAACTATCCAGCTCACGCTGCCTTCGGCGGCTATAAGGAATCTGGTATCGGGCGCGAGAATCACCTAATGATGCTCGAGCACTATCAGCAGACGAAGAACCTGCTGGTGTCCTACGACGAAAACGCCACCGGGCTGTTCTAAACCCCCGACCCCGCTAGGATGAAGGAGTGTTTCATCAAAGCGGAATCCTAGGAATCGGTACCACTGACCACTCCTTCATCGAATTCAATCTGCGGCAGCCTTCAGCGGAAGCCATTGCAGCGATCGTCGAGGCTGTCAATTTGCCCACCACCGCGGGCGCCAATGTGGTGGTGGGCTTCAAACCCAGCCTGTGGGCGCAGTTTGCAGAGGCCAAGGACATTCCCGACAACGTCCACGACTTCGATGAGGCAATACAAGGCCCAGATGGTTTTTCCATGCCCGCCACTCAGTGCGACGGCTGGCTGTGGGTTCATGCCTCCACCCGCTCCCAAGCATTTGACGTACTCAAGCACCTGCTCAAGACACTCGGTGGCGTTCTTGAACTCAAAACTGAGACCACCGGTTGGGTCTACGAATCCAATCGCGACCTCACCGGTTTTGAAGACGGTACCGAAAACCCTGGTCTGCTCGAAGCTCCCAGCGTGATTGCCATTCCCGATGGCGAGCCGGGCGCCGGGTCCTCGGTGCTGCTCTTTCAATTGTGGAAGCACAAGTCCCGCGCTTGGGAGGCGTTGCCCGTGGAAGAACAAGAACTCGCCATGGGTCGCACGAAAGATGAAAGCGAGGAATTGGATGAGGAAATCATGCCCGATTCCTCTCACGTCTCGCGCACCGTGGTTGAGGTAGACGGTGAGGAACTAGAAATCTATCGCCGCAACGTTGCCTACGGCGATCACCGCGAACACGGCACGGTGTTTGTGGGTTTCAGTTTTGATCAGTGGCGCACCGAAGAAATGCTTCGACGCATGGCAGGCGCAGATGGTGGCCCGCGCGATGAGATCACGCGATTCACCGAGCCTGTTTCCGGCGCGTGGTACGTGTGCCCCTCCATTGACGCTTTGGTGAAGTTCCTGGACTAGCCCGATCTACTCCACTTCGGTTTTCAACCGTTCCAGGAACTCCGCCTTATCAACGTAGGAATGGCCGCGCGCTGCAATCGGCCACTTTTCGCTGCGATACCCCGCTGAGGCTGGATCAAGTCCGTGGATAGCTCCAAAGTTGTTGCCGCTGAGTCCGATGGGGTCCTGGGCGTTGAGCGTGGCGATGATCTTGGTGTCTTCGTTTTTGGGATAACCCTTCACCCCGGGGCTTCCCGCGTAGATGATGGTGTCCGCTTCCAGCCCTTCATGCGCTGCCAAGCCGGTGACGGTTGAGCCATAGGAATGCCCCAAGACGATGAGCTTCGCGTCGGGATTGCGTTGCCGCAATGAGTCCTGAAATTCCTGCAGTGCCGCGGCACCTTGGTGCGCTGGGCGGTGCGCAATACCGCCGACAACGTTCGGCGGCGCAACGTAGCCCATCCACGCCACCGTGGCCGCCCCGGTGCTGGCAGCTACCGTTCGTGCGTCCTCAATCTTTTCTGGCCATGTTTCTGGGTTCGAGCTCCCAACGCCAGGCACCATGGTGATAATGCTGCTCGCTTCATCCAAACTGCCAAAGGCAACAACCGCAGTGCCGTCACCCAACTGCAATACTTGGGCGCCGTCGAGGTTGCCTAGTGCTGGGGTGTCTTGGGCTTGGGCGCACAATGAGTTCAATTCTGCGGCACATGCGGCGTCGAGTTCATTGCCAAGTGCGCTGATCAGTGCGAAGGTTCCATTGAGCGCCGGGATGGCATCTAAGATGAATTGCGGTATGTGCGAAAGGCGATGCATCCATTGCTCTAATTCGGCTTGAGCCTTCGCAGTTTGTTCAAGAATGGCGCTGGCTTGCTCAAAGATTCCCGCAGGCTTGAGCCACGCCTCGAGATTCCTCCCCAGCATTGCTTGTCCCGCCTCAAAAGCCTCACCTTCAACGAGTGCAAAACCTTGCTGCCAGCGCTGTCGTTGCTCCTGCGCGAGACTTTGTAGTGTTTGTGCGTGTTCGCGATGTAAAAGTGCGCTGGTGAGTAGTTCCCCGGATTTCAATGGCAGGCTCATCGCAGGCTCGCCTCCAGTTGTTCATCGATGCTGAACACTTTGGTGATGAACGTCCCGATGCTCTTGTGTGAGGCGTGGATGTGCTGCTCTTCGCGATGCAAATTTTGGTGGATGCGTGCTTCTAATTGCTGAAGAGCCTGGGCGCTGAGGCTTTGGCTCATGGTGCTACGGTTGGGGGAGTAGCCGGAAAAATGCAGGTAGTGGAGAAGTTCTTGGGTTGCTTGCATGTCTTTGATGCTGCCGAGGCGTCGTGACGGAACCAAGCAAACTCCAAAAATTTTTCCTCAAACCCCCAAATCTGTGGATAACTCGCTAGGCTGTGGATCATGCGAATTGCTGTGGCACAAATTACTAGTGGAGCGGATAAATCCGAGAACTTGGAGCTCGTCCGTGAATACTCCCAACGCGCTGCGGATCAAGGCGCGCAGTTGGTGGTGTTCCCGGAGGCGACGATGCAGGGTTTTGGCACTGGCCGCCTCGACCACAACGCGGAGCCCCTTGACGGGCCATTTGTGCAGGCGCTTGAATCCATCGCGGACTCTTCGAGCATCACCATCCTCGCCGGCGTTTTTAGCCCTGCTGACCAGGTGGAACGCGATGGAAAGGCCTTCAATCGCATCGACAATGTTGCCGTCGTTCGCGGCAAGGCGCAGGCGAATTACAAGAAAATCCACACCTACGATGCTTTCGGATACAGGGAGTCGGATACGGTTCGTCCCGGCGAAGCGCTGTGCACTTTTGAGCTTTTCGACGTCACCTTCGGCATTGCCATCTGTTTCGATATCCGCTACCCGGAGCAATTCCGAGAGCTTGCGCGCGCTGGTGCCCAGGTGATCCTGGTACCCGCATCGTGGAATGACGGTGAGGATAAGCAGCGTCAATGGGAATTGCTCAGCGCCGCACGAGCCCTGGATTCCACCTCCTTCGTGGTGGCCTGCGGCCAAGCGCGTCCGGAAGATGAACGCCCAAGTGAGGCACCTACGGGCATTGGCTACTCCAGAGTGTTGGATCCAACTGGCCAGGTGATCGCCAGCGCCGGGGCAACGCCCGAGCTACTCGTGGTGGACATTGATCCGGAGGTGGTGGCGAAGGTACGCAAGACCTTACCGGTGCTCTAGAACTCGGTGGCGCTGCTTCGCCAGAAGGGGCGGAAGGTGAAATCCTGGCTGCTGATCTGCGCTGGCGGCGCTCCGACCTGAATGAGGGCGGCGCGACTTTGCTGCACCTGCTCTTGCGGGCCGGCGATCAAGATATTGCGGTCGCCCCATGAACCGAAACCGGCCAGCACCTCGCCCGCCTGCCCATGTTGTGGCAGGTGGAGGCCTCGCGGTGGCTTTGAATGGGAGGTTGCTCCGACCCACCACTCGTCCACAGGGTTGCTCACAATGGGCATGACGATCAGCCACGGTGCGGCGCTGGCTATTTGCCACAAACTGGCGAGCTCGTAGAGCTCACCGGGATATTCCGCCGCAAAGGCAAGGTGTGTGCGCGGGGGGTCGGGCTGAGAGAAAAGTTCGAGCAGCAGGGAGCGAAGGGCTGCGAATCCGGTGCTGTGGGCAATCAGGAGATTGTCACGGTTGGGGTCAAAGCGGAATCCGCCTCGGCCCTCCCCAATGAGCCAGCGATCCCCAAGGCGGGCCGTGGTTTCGCCGAAGATATGGAACTCAACTTGCCCTGATTCATTAGCTGGAATGGCAGGGAAAAAATACCGCCTGCTACCAAAGTGATCGCTCACCGGAACGTACTGCCCGCTGGCGTAGCGCAGTGGCTGATCTGCGAGAAGTCGAATCACGCTGACTCGACGTGCCCTGCGCTCAACGTGAAGCACGCGAGCACTGATGAGTGTTTCGGGTTCGGCGTGCTCGATTGCCTTAGCCGCGGCGCGGACATGTCGCTCGGCTTCAAGCACCTCGCTAAACGGTAGATCCTGACAGAATTCCCGGATAGCTGCACTGATTCTTTCCGCGTCTACCTGCCGAACGCCCGCCGCAGCGATCGCTGGGGCATTGGCGCGAAACTCCTGCTCCAAATCTTGGTTGCTGGCGGCAATGGTGGCATCGCACAGCAATGAGGCGTGTGGCTGATGCCCAAAAGCGGCCGTGCGAAAGGCCTCGCGATGCTCCGCGAGGCGCTGCGCAACGGTTACGTGACTCACGCTTAATAGATTACTGCACGGGGTAGCCTTCCACGGGTCCTGCCTGCGCGGGTTTCCAACCGAGCGCCGGGGCGACGTGTTCTGCGAAATTGGCAAGGATGGACTGGTTGATTTCCACGCCCGCCTGGTTCGGAATGGTGAGCATGAGAGTGTCGGCGGCCTGCACTGCCTCGTCGTCGAGCAGTTGCTCAATGAGCTTGTCCGGCTCATCAACGTAGGTGCGTCCGAAGGTGCCGGTGGTGCCGTCGATCATGCCAATGGAATCCTTGGACTCGCCAAAGCCGAAGATCTGCCGATCCCGTTCGCTGACGACCGGGAAGACGGAGCGAGAAACGGAAACGCGTGGCGTCCAATCGTGGCCAGCCTCCTTCCATGCGGCACGGTAGCGTTTAATCTGTTCGGCTTGCAGTTCTGAGAGGCTTTGGCCAGTTGCTTCGAGCACCAGAGTCGAGCTCATGAGGTTCACTCCCTCACGTGCAGCTTGTTCGGCGCTTGCGTGGGTGGCTGCACCCCACCAAATACGTCGATCCAAGCCGGGGGAGTAGGGCAGGACGGGGAGTTCCGTACCGGGCCGGTAGAGCTGCGGGTACTGTTCTCCGGCGCTGGCGGCCTTCGCCATAGCTTCGCCACGCACTGCCTTGAGGAACTTCTTGTAGTGCTCGCGTGCGATATCGGCGCCGCGTGGATCTGTGGAGCCCGTGTATCCGAAGGCCTCCCAGCCACGCTCAGCCGGTTCGGGTGATCCTCGGGAGACTCCGAGGGCCACGCGCCCGTCGGCAAGCTGATCCAAGGCGGCGGCTTCTTCGGCAAGGTACAGGGGGTTTTCGTAGCGCATGTCGATAACGCCGGTGCCCACCTCGATGTGCTCGGTGGTGGCTGCGATTGCGCCGAGCAAAGGCATGGGGGAGGCGTTTTGGGGAGCGAAGTGATGGACGCGGAAGTAGGCGCCGTTCACGCCGAGCTCGTCTGCGGCCTGCGAGAGTTCGAGGGCCTGCTTGAGCGTTTCCTTGCCGCTGGGGTGGCCGTTGAGGCTGTAGTGACCGAAACTTAAGAATCCGAATGCTTTCATGCGAACAATATAGGTGACGTATCAACAACATGTCAAGCGGTGCTGATTACAGGCGAAAAAGTCTTTCATCTTAGGATGTGCTTGTACCTGCTGAATGCACTAGGAGAACCCTCTTGGAATACACCCCCTTCACCATGATGACTGATGTCGGTTTTATTTCGATCCTCATGGTGGTCGGCACCTTCATGCGTCGCCACTTTGCATGGTTTCGCAAACTGCTGATCCCGGCATCAATCACCGCCGGACTTCTTGGCCTGCTTCTCGGCCCCGAAGTCCTCGGCATCATTCCTTTTTCCGACAAGCTCGGCGCCTATTCCACCCTGCTGATCGCCGTAGTATTCGCATCGATGCCCTACACCATGAACTTCAACACTGGTGAAGCCGCGAAAGCGCGCAACATGTGGGCATTCTCCACCGGCATGTTCCTTGGGCAGTGGGGCATTTTTATCTTGGTTGGCGCACTCGTTGTAGCTCCCATCTGGGGCACCGAAGACTGGTTCGGCATGATGTTGCCCGTCGGGTTCGTGGGTGGTTTTGGCACCGCGGCAGCCGTTGGTGGAGCCTTGGACGACTCCGGCGTTGCAGCTTCTCTCGGTTTTACCTCTGCAACAGTTGGCACGCTGGCCGCCATCGTGGGTGGCATTATTATGGCGAACTGGGCCATTCGAACTGGCCGCACCAATACTTTGCCCAAGGAGCTCCCCTGGGAACTTCGAAGTGGTCACTATGAGGATCATGAAAACCGCCCCTCCATCGGCAGTGCCACCACTAACCCATCGAGCATTGAACCCCTCGCCCTGCACTTCGGTTTCATCGTTGTTACCGTGCTTTTTGCGTATCTCGCGCAGCAGGGGATCAGCAGCATTTTCCCTGATGTTTCCATTCCGCTCTTTGCGCTTTCTTTCGTGGCGGGAATCTGTGGAGTGATCTTCCTCAAGGTCATCCGCCGCCCCCACTACCTGGATCCGCAGACCGTGAAGTCGATCTCCGGTGGCTCGACGGATTTCCTGATCGCCTTTGGCATTGCGTCCATCGTCCCTGCCGCGGTGGCAAGTTATCTGGTGCCGCTGATCATTCTCTTCGTGCTGGGCGTGGTGTATTGCTTGATCTTCACTCTTGTGATTGCTCCGAAGTTCTTCGGTGAGCAGTGGTTTGAGCGCGGGCTTTTCGGCTGGGGCTGGGCTACCGCTGCAGTGGCTACCGGTATCGCGCTGTTGAAGATCGTCGACCCGGATCTTAAGTCCGGCGCCTTGAGCGAATACGGCGTTGCCTATGTGGGGTTCGCTCCCTTCGAAATCGGTATGACGATCCTGGCGCCGCTGGCCGTCATCGGTGGCTTTGTGCTGGGTCTTGGCGTCGCGGGCACGGCGGTAGCGTTGGTGATTTTGGCATTGCCCTTCTTCTTGGGGTGGACCAAGCAAAAATCTTGAACTTGAGTGGAACAAACTCAACTTTTGAGGCGTTGTGTCCTATGAACGCGGAAAACACCGCGAAATGAAAGGACACAACGAAACATGAACGCTTTTAATCCAACAACGAAAACTCAAGAGGCCCTGCAGCAGGCATTACAGCAGGCCTCCGCGAAGGGCAATCCAGATATTCGCCCGGAGCATTTACTCACGGCCATTTTGAGCCAGGAAGACGGTATTGCAATTCCCGTGCTGCGAGCCACGGGCGTTGATCCGAAGACGGTGCTCGATGAGGCTCGCGGGCTCGTCGAAAAGCTCCCAAGCGCCGAGGGTTCCAACATGGCGAACCCGAACTTTAACCGCGACGCCTTGAATGCGCTTAATGCTGCTCAGGAGCTGGCAGGGGAGCTTGGCGACGACTACGTCTCCACCGAAGTGCTGCTCGCCGGTATCGCTCGTGGCAAGTCCGATGCGGCAGCATTGCTGACCAAGCGCGGCGCGACCTATGACGTGATCAAGGGGGTCTTCCCCTCCGTGCGTGGCAACAAGAAAGTCACGAACGAGGATCCTGAAGGGCAATTCCAGGCATTAGAGAAATACTCCACTGATCTCACGGCGCGTGCGCGCGAAGGCAAGATTGACCCGGTGATCGGCCGTGATTCGGAGATTCGCCGCGTGGTGCAGGTACTTTCGAGGCGCACCAAGAACAACCCTGTACTCATCGGTGAGCCCGGCGTGGGTAAAACCGCCATCGTGGAAGGCCTTGCGCGCCGCATTGTCGCAGGGGATGTGCCGGAAAGCCTGAAGGGCAAGACGCTGATCAGCCTGGATTTGGGCTCGATGGTGGCCGGTGCCAAGTACCGCGGCGAGTTCGAGGAACGCCTCAAGGCCGTGCTCGATGAGATCAAGAGTGCTGAGGGTGAGATCATCACCTTCATCGACGAGCTGCACACGATCGTGGGCGCTGGTGCCACGGGTGATTCCGCCATGGACGCCGGCAATATGATTAAGCCGCTGCTGGCTCGCGGTGAACTGCGCCTGGTAGGTGCCACCACCTTGGACGAGTACCGCAAGTACATCGAAAAAGACGCCGCGCTGGAGCGTCGCTTCCAGCAGGTCTTCGTGGGCGAGCCTTCCGTCGAGGACGCCGTGGGTATCCTGCGCGGGCTGAAGGAACGCTACGAGGTGCACCACGGCGTGCGCATTCAGGACTCCGCGCTGGTGGCCGCAGCAACGCTGTCGGATCGCTACATCACCTCGCGCTTCCTGCCGGACAAGGCCATCGACCTGGTGGATGAAGCAGCATCGCGCCTGCGCATGGAAATCGACTCCTCCCCGCAGGAGATCGACGAGCTCGAGCGCATCGTCCGCCGCCTCGAAATCGAGGAGATGGCGCTGGAAAAGGAGACGGATATTGCCTCCAAGGAGCGCCTGGAAAAGCTGCGCCAAGAGCTTGCCGACGAGCGCGAGAAGCTCGGCGAACTCCAGGCACGCTGGAATAACGAGAAGGGCGCGGTGAACAAGGTCCGCGAGGCAAAGGAAGAGCTGGAGCGATTGCGCCAGGAATCCGAGATTGCCGAGCGCGACGGCGACTATGGCCGAGTGGCAGAGCTGCGCTACGGGCGCATCCCCGAGCTGGAAAAGGAAGTGGCTGCGGCTGAGGCCGAGACTCAGGAGACCACGATGATCTCCGAGGAAGTCACGCCTGACACCATCGCCGAGGTCGTCTCCGCGTGGACCGGCATCCCCGCAGGCAAGATGCTGCAGGGCGAGACGGAAAAGCTGCTCAATATGGAGCTGGAGTTGGGTGCCCGAGTGGTAGGCCAGCACGAGGCCGTGCAGGCAGTATCCGATGCTGTGCGCCGTGCTCGCGCCGGTGTTGCCGACCCGAATCGACCCACCGGCTCCTTCCTCTTCCTGGGCCCCACCGGCGTTGGTAAGACGGAGCTTGCCAAGGCGTTGGCGGAGTTCATGTTCGACGATGAGCGCGCCATGGTTCGCATCGACATGTCCGAGTTCGGTGAGAAGCACTCCGTGGCCCGCCTCGTCGGTGCCCCTCCCGGATACGTCGGCTACGACCAGGGCGGCCAGCTCACCGAGGCAGTGCGACGCCGCCCCTACACCGTCGTGCTGTTCGACGAGGTAGAAAAGGCTCACCCGGACGTCTTCGACATCCTCTTGCAGGTGCTCGACGAGGGCAGGCTTACCGACGGCCAAGGCCGCACCGTGGACTTCCGCAACACCGTGTTGATCCTGACCTCCAACCTGGGCGCCGGTGGCACCCGGGAGCAGATGATGGACGCGGTAAAGCACGCCTTCAAGCCGGAGTTCGTCAATCGCCTGGACGACGTGGTGATCTTCGATCCGCTCAGCGAGGAACAGCTCACGAGCATCGTGGACATTCAGATCCGCCAACTGGCAGCTCGACTCCAGGGCCGCCGCCTGGTACTGGACGTGTCCGATGCCGCCAAGCTGTGGCTTGCCGAGCGGGGCTATGACCCCGCCTACGGTGCACGCCCGCTGCGCCGACTGATCCAGCAGGCCATTGGCGATCAACTGGCCAAGAAGCTGTTGGCCGGTGAAGTCCGCGACGGCGATACCGTCCACGTGGACGTTGCCGATGGTGGCGAGCAGTTGGATGTAGAGGCCCGCTAAAGGGCGGCAACATAACGGCGCGCGGGAACGAGTTAGTCCCGCGCGCCAGTTTTTGCTGGCCTCGATCATTCAGGCTGTCGCTCGCCACGAAAAACGGTACGCAGCAACAGTGATTGCATCATTGGATGCTTGATCGAAAACGCTCCCGTCTTATCCTGAGACTTCGCGGAATTGTTCCGTTGGGGAAGCCCTGGGAAGCAAGCTCACCAATCCGGCAGCGGCCAGCAGTGCGATGATGAGGTAGAACGCAACGTGCGTCTGCGGTGCCAGTAACGCGAACAGCAACATGCCGGTGGGGATGCCGATCGTGTTCACGATCTGGTCGCGAACCGCGAATCGGTGCACCAACTCCGGGCAATCAAAGGATTGGCCAATCACGTCCCAGTTGATTCCGGCAATTGCGGCGAGCCCGCCGCTGAGAGCCGTCACTATCGAGATCAGGGCAAAATTGGGGCTTTGAGTGAGCGCGAATAGATGCAGGATGTACGCGATGCATACCCCGAATTGCATGAGGTTCCATGGGATCTTCTTCAATGGTGCCCAATTGGAGGAAAATGATCCCCGCAGCGAGCCTGCTGCGCCGGCAGCCGCGAACCATCCCTAGAAAGTTCTGCATCACCACAGTTGGTGCAGCGGTGCCTAGGAACCCAATTGTCACAGCGACCATGAGCCAGGTGAAGAGACCAAAACTCACCCAGGTTGGCAGTGTGATCCCGCGTGGCAGGACGTGGTTCTCCGCTTCTTGCTGCTCCACGGCAGGTTCTTCCTGCTCGGCCGCATGGATGTTCCAGTACGAGGCAATCAACGCGATCGAAATGAGGAACGTGAGGACGTCGATAAGCAAGACAGCCTGAAAACCCCGCCCAACAGCCAGGGCTGTGCCAACCAGCGGGCCGGTTTCGCCTTATGGCGCTCCTCCTCGGTCAAAATCACCGACAACAGCGAGAAGCGGTGCGGTCCAAACCAGGGAGTGGACAGGCCGTAGCAGAACGAGGAAACAACGAAGGCGAAAGGCCAGTACTCCGGTGTGAAGAGCATCCACAGCAACAACCCGCCTTGAGCAAGCGCGTGGCCGACATCGGAGAGAATCATGGCGCGTGCCGGGAAGCGCGATGCAGGGATTCTCTCCATCAATAGTTTGGCTGACCACAGTGCGATGAGAGCGGCGGTCAGAAGCCTGCCGGAGCTATCCAAGCGGAATGATTGGATAGCGAAGGCGACGGGAATGAGGCCGTCGCCGAAGGTTGAAGCCTAGACGGCTGCAAGGAGAGCTGACACTCTGGATTGAAATCGCAATCGGATCCTAGTCTGTGTCGAAGATTCCGGATGTTAGACCTCAAAAAGTATAGGCTTTTGCACCGTAGCTCCAAGGAGACTGAACGTTTCCGAGGTGCAAGCTCCGCAGTATACGGAGGGATGCTTTCGATTTGAGCTTT from Corynebacterium gerontici includes these protein-coding regions:
- a CDS encoding alpha/beta hydrolase — translated: MSLPLKSGELLTSALLHREHAQTLQSLAQEQRQRWQQGFALVEGEAFEAGQAMLGRNLEAWLKPAGIFEQASAILEQTAKAQAELEQWMHRLSHIPQFILDAIPALNGTFALISALGNELDAACAAELNSLCAQAQDTPALGNLDGAQVLQLGDGTAVVAFGSLDEASSIITMVPGVGSSNPETWPEKIEDARTVAASTGAATVAWMGYVAPPNVVGGIAHRPAHQGAAALQEFQDSLRQRNPDAKLIVLGHSYGSTVTGLAAHEGLEADTIIYAGSPGVKGYPKNEDTKIIATLNAQDPIGLSGNNFGAIHGLDPASAGYRSEKWPIAARGHSYVDKAEFLERLKTEVE
- a CDS encoding carbon-nitrogen hydrolase family protein, whose protein sequence is MRIAVAQITSGADKSENLELVREYSQRAADQGAQLVVFPEATMQGFGTGRLDHNAEPLDGPFVQALESIADSSSITILAGVFSPADQVERDGKAFNRIDNVAVVRGKAQANYKKIHTYDAFGYRESDTVRPGEALCTFELFDVTFGIAICFDIRYPEQFRELARAGAQVILVPASWNDGEDKQRQWELLSAARALDSTSFVVACGQARPEDERPSEAPTGIGYSRVLDPTGQVIASAGATPELLVVDIDPEVVAKVRKTLPVL
- a CDS encoding sodium/glutamate symporter — its product is MEYTPFTMMTDVGFISILMVVGTFMRRHFAWFRKLLIPASITAGLLGLLLGPEVLGIIPFSDKLGAYSTLLIAVVFASMPYTMNFNTGEAAKARNMWAFSTGMFLGQWGIFILVGALVVAPIWGTEDWFGMMLPVGFVGGFGTAAAVGGALDDSGVAASLGFTSATVGTLAAIVGGIIMANWAIRTGRTNTLPKELPWELRSGHYEDHENRPSIGSATTNPSSIEPLALHFGFIVVTVLFAYLAQQGISSIFPDVSIPLFALSFVAGICGVIFLKVIRRPHYLDPQTVKSISGGSTDFLIAFGIASIVPAAVASYLVPLIILFVLGVVYCLIFTLVIAPKFFGEQWFERGLFGWGWATAAVATGIALLKIVDPDLKSGALSEYGVAYVGFAPFEIGMTILAPLAVIGGFVLGLGVAGTAVALVILALPFFLGWTKQKS
- a CDS encoding Dyp-type peroxidase: MFHQSGILGIGTTDHSFIEFNLRQPSAEAIAAIVEAVNLPTTAGANVVVGFKPSLWAQFAEAKDIPDNVHDFDEAIQGPDGFSMPATQCDGWLWVHASTRSQAFDVLKHLLKTLGGVLELKTETTGWVYESNRDLTGFEDGTENPGLLEAPSVIAIPDGEPGAGSSVLLFQLWKHKSRAWEALPVEEQELAMGRTKDESEELDEEIMPDSSHVSRTVVEVDGEELEIYRRNVAYGDHREHGTVFVGFSFDQWRTEEMLRRMAGADGGPRDEITRFTEPVSGAWYVCPSIDALVKFLD
- the clpB gene encoding ATP-dependent chaperone ClpB, with the translated sequence MNAFNPTTKTQEALQQALQQASAKGNPDIRPEHLLTAILSQEDGIAIPVLRATGVDPKTVLDEARGLVEKLPSAEGSNMANPNFNRDALNALNAAQELAGELGDDYVSTEVLLAGIARGKSDAAALLTKRGATYDVIKGVFPSVRGNKKVTNEDPEGQFQALEKYSTDLTARAREGKIDPVIGRDSEIRRVVQVLSRRTKNNPVLIGEPGVGKTAIVEGLARRIVAGDVPESLKGKTLISLDLGSMVAGAKYRGEFEERLKAVLDEIKSAEGEIITFIDELHTIVGAGATGDSAMDAGNMIKPLLARGELRLVGATTLDEYRKYIEKDAALERRFQQVFVGEPSVEDAVGILRGLKERYEVHHGVRIQDSALVAAATLSDRYITSRFLPDKAIDLVDEAASRLRMEIDSSPQEIDELERIVRRLEIEEMALEKETDIASKERLEKLRQELADEREKLGELQARWNNEKGAVNKVREAKEELERLRQESEIAERDGDYGRVAELRYGRIPELEKEVAAAEAETQETTMISEEVTPDTIAEVVSAWTGIPAGKMLQGETEKLLNMELELGARVVGQHEAVQAVSDAVRRARAGVADPNRPTGSFLFLGPTGVGKTELAKALAEFMFDDERAMVRIDMSEFGEKHSVARLVGAPPGYVGYDQGGQLTEAVRRRPYTVVLFDEVEKAHPDVFDILLQVLDEGRLTDGQGRTVDFRNTVLILTSNLGAGGTREQMMDAVKHAFKPEFVNRLDDVVIFDPLSEEQLTSIVDIQIRQLAARLQGRRLVLDVSDAAKLWLAERGYDPAYGARPLRRLIQQAIGDQLAKKLLAGEVRDGDTVHVDVADGGEQLDVEAR
- a CDS encoding oxidoreductase — protein: MSHVTVAQRLAEHREAFRTAAFGHQPHASLLCDATIAASNQDLEQEFRANAPAIAAAGVRQVDAERISAAIREFCQDLPFSEVLEAERHVRAAAKAIEHAEPETLISARVLHVERRARRVSVIRLLADQPLRYASGQYVPVSDHFGSRRYFFPAIPANESGQVEFHIFGETTARLGDRWLIGEGRGGFRFDPNRDNLLIAHSTGFAALRSLLLELFSQPDPPRTHLAFAAEYPGELYELASLWQIASAAPWLIVMPIVSNPVDEWWVGATSHSKPPRGLHLPQHGQAGEVLAGFGSWGDRNILIAGPQEQVQQSRAALIQVGAPPAQISSQDFTFRPFWRSSATEF
- a CDS encoding LLM class flavin-dependent oxidoreductase, with protein sequence MKAFGFLSFGHYSLNGHPSGKETLKQALELSQAADELGVNGAYFRVHHFAPQNASPMPLLGAIAATTEHIEVGTGVIDMRYENPLYLAEEAAALDQLADGRVALGVSRGSPEPAERGWEAFGYTGSTDPRGADIAREHYKKFLKAVRGEAMAKAASAGEQYPQLYRPGTELPVLPYSPGLDRRIWWGAATHASAEQAAREGVNLMSSTLVLEATGQSLSELQAEQIKRYRAAWKEAGHDWTPRVSVSRSVFPVVSERDRQIFGFGESKDSIGMIDGTTGTFGRTYVDEPDKLIEQLLDDEAVQAADTLMLTIPNQAGVEINQSILANFAEHVAPALGWKPAQAGPVEGYPVQ